The genomic segment GCGCTACCAACACCTGCTCGTAATTGTTCACACCACTGCTCCAGAATCAACGCGTTGTTTATACCTCTAATAATTAGAGGTCTTTGCACTGGTAATTGCAAGTGGGCATTATCACCTAGCTTGCGTCCTATATTGCTCAGCATGCCGCGCACCAGGTATGCGGCATTTTTTCTGGTGGCCATTATGCTATGGTCATCAGCTTGCCACTCACCCAGAAACGGATAACGGTTGATGATCAGGTTTTTCCTCGCACTCGTTTTTGCCATCACTTTCGCCAGCGCCTCCATGGCCCAACAGCAACCGGCTGAGTCGGCCCAGCAAGTGACGGACGAAGATGTTGAAGAGCGAATCGGTGAATTGGAAAGCCCCCTGTACAATCCATTCGTGGAGCGTTATCTGCTGGATGAGGTGAAAGCGTTGCGGCAGGAGATGCAGAACACCCGGGCCGAGTTAATTGAAAAAGTGGTCGACAAGGAGTTGTCGGTTGCCGACAAAACCATGTCCTACGCCACCGACACGGTCACCTACTTCTTCTACCTGATTGCCGGCGCCACCTCCATTCTGGTGGTGATTGGCTGGAACTCGATCCGCGACATGCGCAACCAGCTCACCAGCCTGGCCGAGAAACGTGTGAACGAACTGGTGGTGGAGTACGAACAGCGCCTGAAGGCCATTGAAGAGCAGCTGCAGCAGAAATCCGAGATCATTCATCAAAACCAGGCGGAGATCGAACGCACTAACGAGGTGCACGCGCTCTGGTTGAAGGCAAGTCAGGAGACCTCCCAGCAAAACAAGATCGCCGCCTACGACCAGATTCTGGACCTGCGTCCTGATGATGTGGAAGCTCTGAGCTACAAAGCCGATGCCGTGCTGGAGATGCGCGAACCTCTCTGGGCCATCAGCTTGTGCCAACGGGCACTGAAGCTGGCTCCGGATAACGGCCATGCCCATTACCAGCTGGCCTGCGCCTACGCCGAGATTGGCCGCTGGGAAGACGCCGTCAGCACCCTGGAAAAGGCCATCGACATCTCAGAAGCCTACCGGGACGATGCCTCCGTCGACCCCAGTTTCGAGCCACTGCACGATCACGAAAGTTTCAGGGCTCTGGTCTTCACCGATCAGGACGACAGCACGGACGCATAACATCACAGAGACCGGCACAGAGCTTGCTAATCCAAACGGAGAAAGCGACGCTGTGTTCCAGAGCAAACCCTGGCCCGATCTGCTTGACAAGCAGCTGGCTGTGGTGTTTGTTAAAGTCTCTGAGAACATAACAATAACCCTGACAAACAGGAACATCACGATGAAAATGTCCGTTAAGAAACTCGCTACCGCTGTAGGCGCTTCTGTTGCTCTGATGGCCGCCGGCCAGGCCGCCGCTGAAATCCGAATTGGTATTGCCGGCCCGATGACCGGCCCCGTTGCCCAGTATGGTGATATGCAGTTTTCTGGCGCCCGCATGGCCATTGAACGCATCAATGCTGCCGGCGGTGTTATGGGCGAACAACTGGTAGGCGTAGAGGTAGATGACGTGTGCGACCCCAAGCAGGCCGTCACCGTTGCCAACCGCCTGGTCAACCAGGGTGTTCAATACGTGGTGGGTCACCTGTGTTCCAGCTCTACCCAGCCGGCGTCTGATATCTATGAAGACGAAGGCATACTGATGATTACCCCGGCCTCGACCAGCCCGGACATTACCCAGCGTGGTTATGAGCTGGTATTCCGTACCATCGGCCTGGACAGCATGCAGGGACCGGTCGCCGGTGAGTACATCGTCAGCCAGAACCCGAATAAGGTCGCCGTCATCCACGACAAACAGCAGTATGGTGAGGGCATTGCTACTGCGGTACGAGACACCCTGCGCAATGCCGGTGTGGAAGTGGCGATGTTTGAAGGTATCACCGCCGGTGACAAAGACTTCTCGTCACTGGTTACCAAGATCAAACAGGCCAACGTGGATTTCGTCTACTACGGCGGCTACCACCCGGAGCTTGGTTTGATCCTTCGCCAGGCACGCCAGGCAGACGTGAACGCGAAGTTCATGGGGCCTGAAGGCGTTGGCAACAAAGACATCAACACTATTGCCGGCGAAGCCGCCGAAGGCCTGCTGGTTACCCTGCCGCCCAGCTTTGACGAGAAAGAAGAGAACCAGGATCTGGTAGCCGCCTTCGCTGACAAGGGTGAAGACCCATCCGGCCCATTTGTTCTCACCTCCTATACCGCTGTTCAGCTGGTTGCCGACGGCATCGAACAGGCCGGCACCAAAGATCCGTTTGAAGTGGCCAAGGCCCTGCGCTCCGGCACTTTCGAAACGCCCATCGGCACCGTTCAGTACAACCAGGCGGGCGATATGGAGTCCTTCGAGTTTGTCGTCTACGAATGGCACTCTGACGGCAGCAAGACTCCGGTCAACTGAGCCAACATCGTTTACAGACGGTCATTATGAGAACACCTTCCCGCCGTAACCCGGGGGAAGGTGTTTTTCTGGGCTTCTGCTGACCCGCTTTGCGACCAGGCGACCAACCCGTCAAAGGGACAAGGAGTGCGGGCAGCAGGCATTCGGAGTTCCACACAGATGCATGACCTCCTTTATTTCTCACAGCAGCTCATTAACGGGCTGACGATCGGCAGCACCTATGCCCTGATAGCCATCGGCTATACGATGGTTTACGGCATCATCGGCATGATCAACTTCGCCCATGGTGAGATCTACATGATCGGTGCCTACACCGCGCTGATCGCCATCACTGGCCTCGCCACCCTGGGCATCGCCTGGTTACCACTGGTGCTGATCGTCGCGCTGATCTGCGCCATGATCGTATCCAGCTCCATGGGCTGGGCGGTGGAAAGGGTAGCCTACCGGCCAGTGCGCGGCCGGCACCGGCTGATTCCGCTGATCTCCGCCATCGGCATGTCCATCTTCCTGCAAAACTATGTTCACCTGGCGCAGGGCTCACGCAATGTTGGCTTCCCGGCGCTGATTGATGGCAGTTTCCGTTTTGGTACGGGCGAAGGCTTCCAGCTGTCGATTTCCTACATGCAGATCACCATCTTCATCACCACCCTGGTCTGCATGACCATCCTTTCGCTATTTATTGCCCGTTCGCGCATCGGCCGCGCCTGCCGGGCCGTATCCCAGGATCTGGGCATGGCCAACCTGCTGGGCATTGATACCAACCGCATCATCTCCGCCACCTTCGTGATCGGCGCCGCACTGGCGGCGGTGGCTGGCTTGCTGTTGGGCATGTACTACGGCTCGGTTGACCCGTTGTTCGGTTTTATCGCCGGCCTGAAAGCCTTTACTGCGGCGGTGCTCGGCGGCATCGGCAGCATTCCCGGCGCGATGCTCGGCGGGCTGATTCTGGGCGTTGCCGAAAGCATGACCTCCGGCTACCTCAGTGGTGAATACAAAGATGTGGTGTCGTTCAGCCTGCTGATCCTGATCCTGCTGTTCAAACCCACCGGACTGCTGGGCAAACCGGAGGTTGAGAAGATCTGATGGCAGCACACAACTTCAAACATGCCTTGTTCTGCGCGGTGGTCACCATGGTCATCGCCTTCCCCATCCTGGGCCTTAACCTGGTGGCCCGGGGCACCCGGGTCGGCCTTGAAGGCGCTGATGCCAGCACCATTATTTCGGTGTTCGTAGCCGCCGCCATTGTGTTTTTCTTCCAGCTGTATCGCGACACCATCATGGGAAATCTCGGCAAACTGCCGGCACTGAATCCACTGGCAGGTCGTGAACCCATGCCCCAGGCCAAGCGGGTAAAACTGGAGTCCTGGGCGCTGACCGGCATCATTGTGCTGGCCCTGTTCTGGCCGTTCTTCGTGTCCAGGGGCTCGGTGGATCTGGCGACGCTGGTGCTGATCTACGTCATGCTGGCGCTGGGCTTGAACGTGGTCGTTGGCCTGGCCGGGCTGCTCGATCTTGGCTACGTCGCTTTCTACGCCGTGGGTGCCTATACCTTTGCCCTGCTGTCCCAGTACATGGGCATTTCGTTCTGGATGGCCCTGCCCATCGGTGCCCTGCTCGCCGCCCTGTTCGGCCTGGTACTGGGTTTTCCCGTACTGCGATTGCGGGGCGATTACCTGGCCATCGTGACCCTTGGTTTCGGGGAAATTATCCGGATTCTGCTGAATAACTGGACCTCCATCACCGGCGGCCCAAATGGTATTGGTGGCATTCCCGAGCCCACTCTGTTCGGTATGGAATTCGGCCGGCGCGTTAAGGAAGAAGGCAATACCTCGTTCCACGAAACCTTTGGCATTGCCTACAGCGGCGAGCACAAAGTGATCTTCCTGTACCTGATAGCCCTGGTACTGGCGGTGATCACCGCTCTGGTGATTCGCCGCCTGATGCGCATGCCAGTGGGCCGCGCCTGGGAAGCCCTGCGGGAAGATGAAATTGCCGCCCGCTCACTGGGCCTGAGCCGCACCGCGGTGAAGCTTTCAGCGTTCACCATCGGCGCGTTCTTTGCCGGCTTTGCCGGCACCGTGTTTGCCTCCAAGCAGGGCTTTATCAGCCCGGAGTCGTTCGTGTTCCTCGAATCCGCCATCATTCTGGCCATTGTGGTGCTCGGCGGTATGGGCTCGCAGATCGGCGTCATACTCGCCGCCATTGCGGTCACCATACTGCCGGAACTGGCCCGTGAGTTTGCCGACTACCGTATGCTGGTGTTCGGTGCAGCCATGGTGTTGATGATGGTGTGGCGGCCACAGGGCCTGATGCCCATGCGTCGGATTCACATTGAACTGAAACGGCAGGAGTGACAGATATGCTGGATGTAAAAAATCTGTCCATGCGCTTCGGCGGCCTGCTGGCAGTCGATCAGGTCAGCCTGGATGTGCAGGAACACGAAATCGTTTCCATCATCGGGCCAAACGGTGCCGGCAAAACCACGGTGTTTAACTGCATCAGTGGGTTCTACAAACCCAGTGGTGGCAAGATCCTGTTCGAAGGCAAAGAGGTGCAAGGCAAGCCCGACTACAAAATCTCGCGGCTGGGCATGGTGCGGACCTTTCAGCACGTTCGCCTGTTCAACAAAATGACCGTGGTGGAAAACCTGCTGGTGGCCCAGCACCGGCACCTGAACACCAACCTGCTGTCCGGACTGATTAAAACCCCCAACTACCGATCACGGGAGCAGAAATCCCTGGACCGGGCAGCCTACTGGCTGGAGCGGGTGGGCCTGCTTGATCTTGCCAACCGGGATGCCGGCAATCTGGCCTACGGCCAGCAACGGCGCCTGGAGATTGCCCGCTGCATGGTGACCGAGCCCAAACTGCTGATGCTGGATGAACCGGCCGCCGGCCTGAACCCGGCAGAAACCAAAGACCTCAATCAACTGATTGTCAGCCTCAAAGAGGACTATAACGTCTCGGTACTGTTGATCGAGCACGATATGAGCCTGGTGATGGACATCTCCGATCGGATTACCGTGATCAACCAGGGCCGTCCCCTGGCTGCAGGCACACCGGGCGAAGTGCGCCAGAACGATGACGTTATCAAAGCTTATCTGGGCGAGGCCTGAGGAAACACCATGCTAGTACTGGAAAACGTGCACACCCACTACGGCAAGATCGAGGCCTTGCACGGGGTATCGGTTGAAGTGAACAAAGGCGAGATTGTCTCGCTGATCGGCGCCAACGGCGCGGGCAAAACCACTCTGTTGATGACCGTCTGCGGCAACCCCCAGGCCAGCGCCGGGCGGGTGATCCTGGAAGGCCGGGATATTACCAATGAAGCCACCTCCAATATCATGCGCTCCGGTATCGCTATCGTGCCTGAGGGCCGGAGGGTCTTCTCCGGGCTGACCGTGGAAGAGAACCTGGCCATGGGTGGGTTCTTCAACACCAAGGCCGAGATCCGTAAAAGCCAGGATCACGTGTACGAGCTGTTCCCCCGCCTGAAGGAGCGGGAACACCAGCGGGCCGGCACTATGTCTGGCGGCGAGCAACAAATGCTCGCCATCGGCCGGGCACTGATGAGCAAACCCCGGATGATCATCCTGGATGAGCCGTCACTGGGCCTGGCGCCGATCATCATCAAACAGATATTCGAGATCATCGGCCACCTTCGGGAGGAAGGCATTACCGTGTTCCTGGTGGAACAGAACGCCCATCAGGCCCTGAACCTGGCCGACCGGGGTTATGTGCTGGAAACCGGGCGTATCCGCCTGCACGACACCGGCAAGAACCTGCTGGCCAATCCGGAAGTGCGGGAGGCGTACCTTGGGAGCGGCTAAATTCTCTTTCAATGGGCTGAAACAAAACATTTTTACTTGATTACATTACTTAGGTATGTAAAATCTGGTAGCTCTTTTATGAGGGATTTGAAATGAAAAAGGTCACTGCAGTAGTAGCTTCGTTGGCGCTTATCTCTGGTTGCAGCACTGTTATCAAAGGTAACAATCAAGCTGTGACGTTCCAAAGTGAGCCATCAGGGGCAGCCATTTTTATTGACGGCGAAAGAATCGGCAACACACCAATGACTGTTAGATTGCCCAAAAACAAAAAAGATACCGTAATGATATCTAAAGATGGATACCACAGCGTCAGCAGGGATCTAACAAAGCAGTATGACTCAGTAACCCTCTTAAACGTTTTCTGGGACCTGAGCACTACCGACATGATTACCGGCGCCGCTTTTGAATACGAGCCGAATGCATACTTTTTTGAGCTTCAATCTAAATAGCACTAAAAGAATATCAAGTTGCGTATAAAAGCATACCGATTATTCTTCATTCTGGCGTCCACAGTCATATTGTGCGGCGCCAGTCTCGAAAAGGCCCCCAACAGTCAATTCTATAAGTGGAAAACCTTTATTTATATAAACTTCCAAGCGATGAAAGCTGACCCAGAAAAATCCGATGAAAGCAGAGCGCTAAAAGACCTTCTTTGCATCAAGAAATTAGTAGGCTGCGAGAACTTTTCAGAAAAAATAATTAAAAGTCAAACACCCGGCGAATTGATAAAGGAGCTTAGTGGATTAACCTCAATAAACCATAATCGATAACTATGAAGATAATATTAATAGTCGTCTTTTGTTTTTTATCCCTCCCGTCCACGTTACTCGCAGCCAAATTAAACCTTGATACAATTACAGAGAGCCAGGCCCAAGAAATAGCGAGCTTACTTTATCTAGGTCCAAATCAAGACTCTAAACCCAATTCGTTCTATCTGTCCGAAACTGCCGTATTGGATATAGAGCTTCAAGCTCTGTTCGAGCAAAACAGCACAGATTCTAGGTGCAAATTTCCAGCAAGATACTATTGGCTGTCATTGCAAGAAAATCTTACGGGGAACTTCTCGGTAGAGCATTGCTTTAATAATACAATAGCCAATCCATTCGCAGAGTCAGGCGTTGCGGCTACTGTGATTTTTGCAGATGCCAGTAATCGCTCGCCAATGTCATATTTTGGCCATATTTTGCTTGGATTTAGCTTTAACAGGGGCGCTCCATACTTCGATCATGTAGTCACATTCACTGCTGATACCGGTGATAGCAAGTCCCCAATAGACACTATAACAAAGGGTGTTAATGGAGGCTTTGAGGGGCGATTTTCGGAACAGGTCTTTCATCCTATAATTGAACAATACACTAACATCGAAAATCGCTCACTTACTATTTTTGACCTTAACATTGAACATGAAAAGTCTATTCTTTTGTATCTACACACAAAAGAACTCCAAAAAACAACATACCCATACAAATTCTTTTCTTATAACTGCTCATCTGAAATCCTAAGAGCAATCCAAGCCGTTAAAATATTAGAAGACAACCAAGAGCACTTAAGAATTTACCCTATCGACATATTAAATCGGCTAGACAAAAAGGGCATTACCAACAAAAATAACGCTACAACAATGCTTGCACTCAGCAAAAAGGATCCTACACCAGAGAATAAAAAACTTTTCAGATCGGTCATAACTTCGAATACTCAACCCATTTTCACTACCCCAAGGAAGATCAGTACCGGTGTTCAGAAATTTGGTGGAAAATATTATTCAGGTATCGGATTTAAACTTGGGTACAAAGGAATCGACTCGCCATTCTCCACCACACTCAATGATAGAAATACATTCAACTTCTTAGATATTGAAGCTGTTGATATAAATGGGTCCCCAAAAATAAAAAAAATAAATATCATTGAGCTAGAGTCCTTAAATGCAAAATATATTTCCGAGAATACATCGATTGCCTGGTCTTACAAAACAGTCATAGATAGGCACTCAAATCAAGAAAATGAACTGTCAGATTCATCGTCAATCGGTGTTGGTATAGCTCATACAACCCCAAGAATTACTATCTCGTACTTGCCAGAAGTTGCGATTTCGATTCGAGAGAACTTTGCTACTCCCCGAATCAAAGCTGAAGCCTTTCTCTACTCTCAGCCTTTCTTCTTTGGCATAAAGCATAAAACTCGTAGTTTTATTAATTCAAAGCTAACTAAACAGACTGAAATCGTGGCAGCTATTCAACCCCTCAGTAACGTCCAGATCACCGCTCGACACGAGCTGGATTCCGACTCAAACTCTATACACTTAGAGTATTTTTTCTAAAAAAATCTTAGGTGCTCCTTCACAACCAAAATAATGTAACTACACTTGCTAGAAGGGTAGGCTGAGAACAGCCTTGCTCGAAAAGACCGCAAGGAGAGAAAAAATGAAAAGAATCGTTTTAGGAGCCCTGCTAATATCAGCGTCTTCGATGGTGTTCGCCCAACCTGGCTGTGGTGTTGGCGCTATGATTTGGAAAGGACAGTCTGGCGTAATTCCTCACGTGTTAGGGGCAACCACCAACGGCATGGCTTCCCAAACTGTGAGTATGACGTTCGGGATTGTGGGCTGTAACACGAACCAGAGCGTACAATCGATGGCAATGCTGATTGATTCTCGCGGTTCAGCCGTAGCTGCAGATATTTCAAAGGGCAGCGGAGAGAATCTGGAGGCAATGGCCGTTACTCTCGGTATCACACCCGATGAACGCCCAGCCTTCTATCATCTTTTACAATCTAATTTTGAAATAATTTTCCCCTCTCCAGAAGCAACAACAGGGCAAGCTGTTGACGCAATCGTAAGCCTCATGGAGCAGGATAAATCCCTACGGAAGTATGTAGTAGCTTGATAAATTAATAACTCAGACTGACTGGCGCCACGGATGGCGCCCTCCTGCACCCAATCGCAATCCGGACTCTGATCTCCCCTATGGGTAACATCTTGCGCCTCCGTCAGGCCGCTCTGTGGCTTGCATGCTCACTCTCGGCCCAGGCAGCCGTTGCCATCACACCTGATGAACTGCACCTTCACCCGGTATGGTTGACCCTTGGCCATTACCAGCCTGACCGATTTGGCGCCGGCTACACCAGCCAGGCGGACGACTCTGCGTTTTTTCTGAGCGAGAACGGCAAAACCTCACCCAGGGAAGAACTGGAAGCAACGCTTGCCGCTATTCAGGAGCCAGGTGAAGGCAACGATCACGCCCGATGCCGCTTTCCGGCCCGGGATGCCTGGCTTCGGGAACAGCTCGACCTGCCCGCTGATCCTGTCGTTTGCCCCGCTTATGACGAGTGGGCGGCCGAACTGAACACCGAGAAGGTCACACTGGTGTTCGCCGCCTCTTACCTGAACAGCCCATCGTCCATGTTCGGCCATACCTTCCTTCGACTGGACCCACCCCAGGAGGATGAAGAAGCCGACCTGCTGCTGGCCAATACCATTTCTTACGCAGCGGACGCCGCCGAGCACGACAGCGAGCTGCTGTTTGCCTACCGGGGTATTTTCGGCGGTTATCCCGGGATTACCTCCATCCGGCCCTATTACGAGATGATCCGGCTGTATAACGACATCGAACACCGGGACTTATGGGAATACACCCTGAACCTGACCCAGCCAGAAGTAGACACCCTGCTGGCCCACACCTGGGAAATTCAGGACAAAAACTTCGATTACTACTTCTTTGACGAGAACTGTGCCTACCGCTTGCTGGCACTGATTGATGCCGCGCGCCCGGGCACCAACCTGCTGGGTGAAGTGAGCACTCACGCAATCCCCTCCGACACGGTACGCTGGGTTCGGGATGCAGACCTTGTCGAGAGCATTCATTACCGGCCTTCGGCCGCCACAGCTGTTAGCCACAGCCTCGATACCCTGCCCCGTGACCATCAAACCCTGGCCGCAGCCATCGCCAATGGTTACGTGCAGGTGGATGGCCCTGAGATGCAACAGCTCTCGACACAGGAAAGAGCCTGGGTACTGGACGCCACCTACGATTACGTGCGCTACCAAAGCGAAGCCCGTGGCTGGCCAAGGGAATTTTCCGCCCCCCTGTCGCATCAGCTACTGATCTCACGCAGCCGGATAGACGATGCGCAGGAGATACCTCCAGTACCGGAGCCTGCGGTTCGTGACGACCAGGGCCACGACACTTTTCGGGTAAGCCTCGGTAGTGGCCAACTGGACCACGCCGAATTCACCCAGCTCACTCTGCGCCCCGCCTACCATGACGTACTGGACCCGCCAGAAGGTTATCGCTCCGGTGCCCAGCTACAGTTCCTGCGGCTGGACGCGCGGCTCTACCATGACAATGACGAACTGCAGGTGGAACAAATTGTGGGCGTGGAAATTCGTTCCCTTAGCCCTCGCAACCAGTTCTTCTCTCCCATTTCCTGGCAGGTAGGCTTCGGCGGGCGGCGCACAGACACCGGCACACAGCGAGTGCTCACGCCCTACCTGGAGGGCGGTGCCGGTGGGAGCTGGAGCCTGAATTACAACACCCAGGCCTTCGCCGTCGCCACCGCCGACCTGGAAATCGACGATGACATCCGCCGCGGCTACGACTTCGCCCCGGGCGCTGACCTGGGCCTGCTGCACCAGAACAACCGGTTCAGCCTTCTGGCCGGCGCCAAAACCAAGGCCTGGATCATCAGTAGCCAACACCGGCAAGACCAGCTGTACGTGAAAGGCAATCTGCATATCGGCCGGGAATTCAGCCTGTTTGCCGAATTCACCCGGGAAGACCACTTCAACAGGTACCAAAGCACATGGCAGGCTGGCATTCACGCGTATTTCTGATGAACTTCAGGCTGAGCAAACGTCCAACACAACTCATCCTGCTGGTCTTTATCGCCCTGCTGCAAACCGGCTGCAGCAGCGTGTTCTTCTACCCGGACAAGGTAACCTACATCACCCCGGACCGCCTGAATCTGGAGTATGAAGACATCTACCTGGATACCGCCGATGGCGAAACCCTCCACGGCTGGTGGCTGCCCGCCCTCACAGAAGAACCCGCCAAAGGCACGGTCTATTACCTGCACGGCAACGCCCAGAACGTCAGCGCCCACATCCTCAACGTCGCCTGGTTGCCGGAGCAAGGCTACAACGTATTTGCCATAGACTACCGGGGCTACGGCCAATCCACCGGCGCGCCAGACATAGAAGGCGCCCTGCACGACACCGAAACCGGCCTGCGCTGGCTCGCAGAACGCCACCCCGAAAACGACCATCCCCTGTTCCTCCTCGGCCAAAGCCTCGGCGGCGGCCTCGGCATCGCCCTGGCCAGTGAATGGGTACAGCGCAGCGAACAACCCCAGCTCAGCGGCGTGATCCTCGACGGCACCTTCTCCGGCTTCCGCCTGATCGCCCGTGAAAAACTCGGAGAATTCTGGCTAACCTGGCCGTTCCAAATCCCCCTGAGCTGGAGCATCACCGACGACTACGAAGGCGTGGACCGAATCGCCAACATCGCCCCGGTCCCCGTCAAAATCATCCACAGCGCCCGAGATGGCATTATCCCGTTCCACCACGGCATGCGACTGTATGAAGCCGCAGAACAGCCCAAAGACTTCCTGAGGACCGACACACCCCATGGCGCGACGTTTGTTCTTCCGGCGTATCGGGAGGCGGTACTGGAGTTCATGGACGGGGCTTTTTAGCCACGGACGACACGGACACTCACGGACGAAAAGACACGAGACTCCCCGAACAATGTTTAAGCAGGGGTTGGGAGAGCCTTTTCAAAAGTCTTGAGGGCCATGGATGGCCCGAACGAAGCGCACAGGGACGTGCTCGTAGCGTCTTTTGAAAAGGCTCTCCCAACCCCTGCAGGGCATCATAGTCCGAGGCCCAGAAACGAGAAAACCCGCCAAAAGGCGGGTTTTCTCAATACTGACTAACTGAAAATCAGTCAGCGAAGTCAGTCGGCTGCTCGCCTTCCTTAACTTCCTTCATGGACAGCTTAACGCGACCACGGTTGTCCACATCCAGCACCTTCACCAGAACTTCCTGACCTTCGCTCAGCTCGTCAGTCACGTTCTCGATACGGCGCTCAGAGATCTGGGAAATGTGCACCAGACCATCCTTGCCAGGCAGGATGTTAACGAAGGCACCGAAGTCCACAATGCGCTCAACGCGGCCCTTGTAGATAGCGCCCACTTCGATCTCGGCAGTGATTTCCTTCACCCGATTCACGGCAGCCTGTGCGGCCGCAGCGTTGTCGGCGTAGATCTTCACGTTGCCGTCGTCGTCCAGGTCAATAGACGCACCGGTCTCGTCACAGATAGAACGGATCACAGAACCGCCCTTACCGATAACGTCACGGATCTTGTCCGGATGGATCTTGATGGTGGTGATGCTCGGAGCGCGCTCAGAAAGCTCGGCACGGGGCTCGGCGATCACCTTGTTCATCTCGTCCAGGATGTGCAGACGCGCAGCGTTGGCCTGCTCCAGGGCGATTTCCATGATTTCGTCGGTAATACCCTGGATCTTGATGTCCATCTGCAGGGCAGTAACGCCGTCTTTGGTACCGGCAACCTTGAAATCCATGTCGCCCAGGTGGTCTTCGTCACCCAGGATGTCAGTCAGGACCGCGAACTTGTCGCCTTCCTTGACCAGACCCATGGCGATACCGGCCACCGGAGCCTTCAGAGGCACACCGGCGTCCATCAGAGCCAGGGAAGAACCACACACGGAAGCCATGGAACTGGAACCGTTGGATTCAGTGATCTCGGATACCGCACGGATGGCATACGGGAATTCTTCGATAGTCGGCATAACCGCGGCTACACCACGCTTGGCCAGGCGACCGTGACCGATTTCACGACGGCCCGGGGAGCCCATACGGCCCGCTTCACCTACGGAGTACGGAGGGAAGTTGTAGTGGAACAGGAACGGGTCCTTGCGCTCGCCTTCCAGGGCATCGATGATCTGCACGTCACGGGTGGTACCCAGGGTGGCGGTGACGATGGCCTGGGTCTCGCCACGGGTGAACAGGGCAGAACCGTGCACGGACGGCAGTACGCCAACTTCAACCTTGATCGGGCGAACGGTCTTGTTGTCACGGCCATCGATACGCGGCTTGCCTTCGATAACCTGCAGACGAACCACAGACTTCTCAACCTTGCCGAAATACTTCTTCACTTCCTCTTCGGACGGCTGGCCTTCTTCTTCACCGGCCAGTTTTTCAACGGCAGCGGATTTGATCTCGCCCAGACGCTCATAGCGAGCCATCTTGTCGCGGATTGCGTAGGCTTCTTCGATGGCACCGCCGAACTCGGCCTTGATGGCGTTCAGAAGTTCGGTGTTTTCAGCTTCAGGCTGCCATTCCCAGCGCGGCTTGCCGTTTTCAGCAGCAAATTCCTTGATCGCGGTGATGGCTGCCTGCATTTCCTGGTGGGCGTAGAGCACGCCGCCCAGCATCTGGTCTTCCGTCAGGCCCTTGGCCTCGGACTCAACCATCAGCACCGCTTCGTCGGTACCGGCCACAACCATGTCCAGCAGGGAGCTACCCAGCTCTTCGAAGGTCGGGTTCAGGAAGTAGCCTTTCTCGTTGGTGTA from the Marinobacter sp. LQ44 genome contains:
- a CDS encoding alpha/beta hydrolase, coding for MAGWHSRVFLMNFRLSKRPTQLILLVFIALLQTGCSSVFFYPDKVTYITPDRLNLEYEDIYLDTADGETLHGWWLPALTEEPAKGTVYYLHGNAQNVSAHILNVAWLPEQGYNVFAIDYRGYGQSTGAPDIEGALHDTETGLRWLAERHPENDHPLFLLGQSLGGGLGIALASEWVQRSEQPQLSGVILDGTFSGFRLIAREKLGEFWLTWPFQIPLSWSITDDYEGVDRIANIAPVPVKIIHSARDGIIPFHHGMRLYEAAEQPKDFLRTDTPHGATFVLPAYREAVLEFMDGAF
- a CDS encoding PEGA domain-containing protein, producing MKKVTAVVASLALISGCSTVIKGNNQAVTFQSEPSGAAIFIDGERIGNTPMTVRLPKNKKDTVMISKDGYHSVSRDLTKQYDSVTLLNVFWDLSTTDMITGAAFEYEPNAYFFELQSK
- a CDS encoding DUF3015 family protein; protein product: MKRIVLGALLISASSMVFAQPGCGVGAMIWKGQSGVIPHVLGATTNGMASQTVSMTFGIVGCNTNQSVQSMAMLIDSRGSAVAADISKGSGENLEAMAVTLGITPDERPAFYHLLQSNFEIIFPSPEATTGQAVDAIVSLMEQDKSLRKYVVA
- a CDS encoding DUF4105 domain-containing protein gives rise to the protein MGNILRLRQAALWLACSLSAQAAVAITPDELHLHPVWLTLGHYQPDRFGAGYTSQADDSAFFLSENGKTSPREELEATLAAIQEPGEGNDHARCRFPARDAWLREQLDLPADPVVCPAYDEWAAELNTEKVTLVFAASYLNSPSSMFGHTFLRLDPPQEDEEADLLLANTISYAADAAEHDSELLFAYRGIFGGYPGITSIRPYYEMIRLYNDIEHRDLWEYTLNLTQPEVDTLLAHTWEIQDKNFDYYFFDENCAYRLLALIDAARPGTNLLGEVSTHAIPSDTVRWVRDADLVESIHYRPSAATAVSHSLDTLPRDHQTLAAAIANGYVQVDGPEMQQLSTQERAWVLDATYDYVRYQSEARGWPREFSAPLSHQLLISRSRIDDAQEIPPVPEPAVRDDQGHDTFRVSLGSGQLDHAEFTQLTLRPAYHDVLDPPEGYRSGAQLQFLRLDARLYHDNDELQVEQIVGVEIRSLSPRNQFFSPISWQVGFGGRRTDTGTQRVLTPYLEGGAGGSWSLNYNTQAFAVATADLEIDDDIRRGYDFAPGADLGLLHQNNRFSLLAGAKTKAWIISSQHRQDQLYVKGNLHIGREFSLFAEFTREDHFNRYQSTWQAGIHAYF
- a CDS encoding ABC transporter ATP-binding protein; protein product: MLVLENVHTHYGKIEALHGVSVEVNKGEIVSLIGANGAGKTTLLMTVCGNPQASAGRVILEGRDITNEATSNIMRSGIAIVPEGRRVFSGLTVEENLAMGGFFNTKAEIRKSQDHVYELFPRLKEREHQRAGTMSGGEQQMLAIGRALMSKPRMIILDEPSLGLAPIIIKQIFEIIGHLREEGITVFLVEQNAHQALNLADRGYVLETGRIRLHDTGKNLLANPEVREAYLGSG
- a CDS encoding DUF4105 domain-containing protein, translating into MKIILIVVFCFLSLPSTLLAAKLNLDTITESQAQEIASLLYLGPNQDSKPNSFYLSETAVLDIELQALFEQNSTDSRCKFPARYYWLSLQENLTGNFSVEHCFNNTIANPFAESGVAATVIFADASNRSPMSYFGHILLGFSFNRGAPYFDHVVTFTADTGDSKSPIDTITKGVNGGFEGRFSEQVFHPIIEQYTNIENRSLTIFDLNIEHEKSILLYLHTKELQKTTYPYKFFSYNCSSEILRAIQAVKILEDNQEHLRIYPIDILNRLDKKGITNKNNATTMLALSKKDPTPENKKLFRSVITSNTQPIFTTPRKISTGVQKFGGKYYSGIGFKLGYKGIDSPFSTTLNDRNTFNFLDIEAVDINGSPKIKKINIIELESLNAKYISENTSIAWSYKTVIDRHSNQENELSDSSSIGVGIAHTTPRITISYLPEVAISIRENFATPRIKAEAFLYSQPFFFGIKHKTRSFINSKLTKQTEIVAAIQPLSNVQITARHELDSDSNSIHLEYFF